The following proteins are encoded in a genomic region of Brachypodium distachyon strain Bd21 chromosome 1, Brachypodium_distachyon_v3.0, whole genome shotgun sequence:
- the LOC100846078 gene encoding dynamin-2A produces the protein MEAMEELSQLSESIRQAASLLADDDPSDDAAPRRPSTFLNAVVLGNVGAGKSAVLNSLIGHAVLPTGENGATRAPIVVELQREPGLSSKSIVLQIDNKSQPVSSSALRHSLQDRLSKAASSGSGRGRMEEIPLKLRTSTAPPLKLIDLPGLDQRVVDDSMINDYAGHNDAILLVVIPAVQAAEVASSRALRLAKDIDSDGTRTIGVLSKIDQATGDAKTIACVQALLSNKGPKNLPDIEWVALIGQSVAIASAGSVGSENSLETAWQAEAETLKSILTGAPSSKLGRVSLVATIAKQIRKRMKVRLPNLLTGLQGKSQIVQDELARLGESMVQSAEGTRAVALELCREFEDKFLAHITSGEGSGWKIVASFEGKFPDRIKQLPLDRHFDLSNVKRIVLEADGYQPYLISPEKGLRSLIKIVLEMAKESSRLCVEEVHRVLLDIVNASANATPGLGRFPPFKREVIAIASSALDSFKNDAKKMVVALVDMERVYVPPQHFIRLLQRRMERQRREDEMKNRPPKKGQEAEQSVTNRASSPQTKSEQAGGSGSLKSTKEKPSQQDKDTKEGPNLQVAGPTGEITAGYLLKKSAKTNGWSRRWFVLNEKSGKLGYTKKQEERHFRGVITLEECNLEEVEDEEPSKSLKDSKKSNGPEKGPSLVFKITNRVAYKTVLKAHSAVVLKAESIADKVEWVNKIKAVIQSKGGSFKGPNTEGVSMKQSHSDGSLDAMVRRPADPDEELRWMSQEVRGYVEAVLNSLAANVPKAIVLCQVEKAKEDMLNQLYSSISGQSNAKIEELIQEDHNAKRRREKYQKQSSLLSKLTRQLSIHDNRAAASSYSNDSPEAESPRTPGRPGEDWRSAFDSAANGPTAASSSSERSRSADGRNRRSENGDVSNSGSRRTPNRLPPAPPRY, from the exons ATGGAGGCCATGGAGGAGCTGTCGCAGCTCTCCGAGTCCATACGCCAGGCGGCCTCGCTCCTCGCTGACGACGACCCCTCCGAcgacgccgcgccgcgccgcccctccACCTTCCTCAACGCCGTCGTCCTGGGCAACGTC GGTGCCGGCAAGTCGGCTGTGCTGAACAGCCTCATCGGGCACGCCGTGCTG CCCACTGGGGAGAACGGGGCGACCAGGGCTCCGATAGTGGTGGAACTGCAGCGGGAACCGGGGCTCAGCAGCAAGTCTATCGTGCTGCAGATTGACAACAAGTCGCAGCCGGTGTCCTCAA GTGCTCTGCGACATTCTCTGCAGGATAGGCTAAGCAAAGCTGCGTCCAGTGGATCTGGGAGAGGACGCATGGAGGAGATACCTCTCAAGCTGCGAACGAGTACAG CCCCTCCACTAAAATTGATCGATTTACCCGGGTTAGACCAGCGAGTTGTGGACGATTCAATG ATCAATGATTATGCCGGGCACAATGATGCAATACTCCTAGTTGTGATACCTGCAGTACAAGCAGCTGAAGTTGCATCATCTCGAGCTCTTAGGCTGGCGAAGGATATTGATTCAGATG GGACCAGAACTATAGGCGTGCTAAGCAAAATTGATCAAGCAACTGGAGATGCGAAAACTATAGCTTGTGTTCAAGCCCTTCTCTCAAACAAGGGCCCAAAAAACCTTCCTGACATTGAGTGGGTCGCTTTGATAGGACAATCTGTTGCGATCGCATCAGCAGGTTCAGTTGGTTCTGAAAACTCCCTCGAAACAGCATGGCAAGCTGAAGCCGAGACCCTCAAGTCCATATTAACTGGAGCTCCTTCTAGTAAGCTAGGTAGAGTTTCTTTGGTTGCCACCATTGCTAAGCAGATACGCAAACGGATGAAAGTGCGTCTTCCTAACCTATTGACTGG CCTTCAGGGTAAATCCCAGATTGTGCAAGATGAACTGGCAAGGCTCGGAGAATCTATGGTACAAAGTGCTGAAGGAACCCGAGCAGTTGCTTTGGAGCTTTGCCGGGAATTTGAAGATAAATTTCTTGCTCACATTACATCCGGTGAG GGGTCTGGTTGGAAAATCGTTGCAAGTTTTGAAGGCAAGTTCCCAGACAGAATCAAACAATTACCATTGGACAGGCATTTTGATCTCAGCAATGTCAAAAGG ATTGTCCTGGAAGCTGACGGTTACCAGCCATATTTAATATCTCCGGAGAAAGGGTTGAGGTCACTAATAAAAATAGTGCTAGAAATGGCGAAGGAGTCATCACGACTATGTGTTGAAGAG GTACATCGTGTACTGTTGGACATAGTCAATGCTTCTGCCAATGCCACACCAGGACTTGGAAGATTTCCTCCATTCAAGCGCGAG GTCATTGCAATAGCATCAAGTGCATTGGATAGCTTCAAAAATGATGCCAAAAAGATGGTTGTTGCTCTTGTTGATATGGAGCGTGTCTATGTTCCTCCTCAACATTTCATCCGTCTATTACAAAGGAG AATGGAGAGGCAGCGTCGTGAGGATGAGATGAAAAACCGGCCTCCCAAGAAAGGACAAGAGGCTGAACAATCCGTGACAAACAGG GCCTCCAGTCCCCAAACAAAATCTGAGCAAGCTGGTGGCAGTGGCAGCTtaaaatcaacaaaagaaaaaccaagTCAGCAAGACAAAGACACAAAAGAGGGACCAAATTTGCAGGTGGCTGGTCCTACTGGTGAAATTACTGCAG GTTACCTTTTGAAGAAAAGTGCAAAAACTAATGGGTGGAGCAGAAGGTGGTTCGTCCTAAATGAGAAGAGTGGAAAG CTTGGGTACACAAAGAAACAAGAAGAGAGACATTTTCGTGGTGTGATCACTCTCGAG GAATGCAACCTTGAGGAAGTAGAGGATGAAGAACCTTCTAAAAGCTTAAAGGATTCGAAAAAGTCAAATGGACCTGAAAAAGGCCCAAGTCTTGTGTTTAAGATAACTAACAGGGTTGCCTACAAGACTGTTCTCAAAG CTCATAGCGCTGTTGTATTGAAAGCGGAGAGCATTGCCGACAAGGTTGAGTGGGTAAATAAGATAAAAGCTGTAATTCAAAGCAAAGGTGGTTCTTTCAAGGGTCCAAATACTGAGGGTGTTTCCATGAAGCAAAGCCATTCAGATGGCTCCCTG GATGCAATGGTGCGGAGGCCAGCTGATCCTGATGAAGAACTTAGATGGATGTCTCAAGAAGTTCGCGGTTACGTAGAGGCTGTTTTAAATAGTCTAGCAGCAAATGTCCCGAAG GCTATTGTACTTTGTCAAGTGGAGAAAGCAAAGGAAGATATGCTGAACCAGCTATACAGCTCAATAAG TGGACAAAGCAATGCAAAGATTGAAGAACTTATCCAAGAAGACCACAATGCTAAACGCCGAAGGGAGAAGTACCAAAAACAGTCATCTCTCTTGTCAAAGCTCACACGACAACTTAGTATCCATGACAATCGAGCTGCTGCTTCCTCTTATTCAAACGACAGTCCTGAAGCTG